The proteins below come from a single Malus sylvestris chromosome 3, drMalSylv7.2, whole genome shotgun sequence genomic window:
- the LOC126614465 gene encoding V-type proton ATPase subunit e1 yields MGFLVTTLIFIVIGIIASLCTRICCNRGPSANLFHLTLVITATICCWMMWAIVYLAQMKPLIVPILNEGE; encoded by the exons ATGGGGTTCTTAGTTACGACCCTAATTTTCATTGTGATTGGGATTATTGCGTCCTTATGTACCAGAATTTGCTGCAACAGAGGACCCTCTGCTAATTT GTTCCATCTAACATTGGTTATTACAGCAACGATCTGTTGTTGGATGAT GTGGGCAATTGTATATCTTGCACAAATGAAACCACTCATAGTCCCTATTCTAAATGAAGGAGAGTGA